GATATAAAACGATAAAAGAGTAACTCTCCCATTATTCTGTACATGGATTTATagtcaaatatatatttttttactttgttTCTACGAAAAAGGTACATCGATACACTGGTTTCTAATTCGAGGTAACTCGTTTAATTTcccagataatttttcttaatctacgtttttttaaaaaaaacctctAATGAAATTGTTACGATGAAATTTTACATAATGATAAATGTAGTAGTTAAgtgaaatttttcgatttttttgttcggaaaattttccgcaatcaatgacaaaattataTGGCTTGTGGATTCTATCAATGCTCCCTATTACTTACACAAAACGATATCTTATTAACGAATGATTTTAAGAGAAAATGCCAAAGAACATtgtattattgaaattttctcctcTCACTCTGTCAACTTTACACATGTCTACGAAACCAATTAGACAATTTTAAAGGATTTCCCCTTTCCAGAGATCTACCTGGATGTTCCAAACAACTACATTTTGCATATAAATTTCAAGTTACTGTGACCTAGTCACAATTTCTCCTAATTAATACTGCGcttgaaattcattgataattgAGTTGTtaaaatgaagaagaaaacATAGCAAACATTAATGTCCAAACTTGAAGCCGGAATTAAGATACTTGAGCACCTGTTCGTCTGTAATTTAGACGAATTTCCCTTTCCGTCAGACGTTTATTTTATCTGAGAAATGTCTACAAAAAGTGTGTGAAATTCAGACACTATTTTTTGCTGTAAAGATACAATGTTTCTCATGAAATGTTAAACATTACATTGCTCTCTTAACCAGTTAATGGTAAAAGTTTTGACAGTCAGTTAAGTATAATGCTCCCCAACAATAACAGTGCATTAGAGTTTGGAAGATGAAAGTCACAAACCAATGAAATTATTGGTAATTATCttacataaaaaatacaatattaATGAGGTGAGTTACACTTATCTGgagaataaattcatatattATTAACTTAATTTACGATGATTGGTACACTCTATTAATCAACGTTCACCAATACTTCGTTACATGATGTAGTCAGTCAGTGCAACATGTTACGTCATTTTTAACACTGATACCACATTTAACGAACATGAAAATGACGAGGACAATTTTGATTGTAGAACAAGAGGGATAATAggcaaaaacaaaatattctgaCTGCTTGTCGTGAGCATATCTCAGTAACTATTGGGTTCAGTGGCGATGTTAAGAGACATTatttatgtgaaaatgtctCGTCGACAAAAAAGTACTTTAGAAATTATCCCTAAACTTGATAATATCGAATATATTCACGTCTCagggttgaaaaattttttgaacttGATTCTATTTTGCTATTTAGCTATGATATGATACGTGAAAGTTACAGTATGGCTTTATACAATATCCTCCCCCCTGCCATCCACACCAAACGATTTTGGGGATCAATGGAAAGGTTTAATAGGCTGAATGTACACACATTGGAGAGGCACTCCAAATATCGACTTTGTCTTTTTAATACTTCCATTTCAACCAATCATAAAGTAagcaattcatgaaaaatggacGATGATGATTGTGATGTTGAATCACTAATGATTTAAGGTTCAATTTGGtggatttttatgattaatgAGAGGATTTAATAGTACTTATATCGCAGCTATTTCTGATTTTGGCAATTCAACTGTCACTGCATTGCTGATAGTTGGAACATAATGACTTGTTGTGGGTTGGATGGTGTTGTCAGCAGCAACGATGTTGAGAGAGGAGACCTTGGCCCGTTGATAAGCCACCACTGTATTCATACTCAAGAATctgaaaagggaaaaaaattaaatgagactgttataaaatcaaatgaaacaaaatttgattgaaaaaaaaattacaactaACCTGATGCAGACATACAGAATGAGCAAGGCAGCTCCTGCAGCCAGCATTCGAATAATAGGTCCCTCCACCAATTGAATAAGTATCCAAGCACCTGCGGATGCTCCACACATTGTCATGACAATGGCAATTGTTTGCAGCCAATGACGAGGTGTTAAGCTGTGCTGCCAGTCTAGTCTACTGGCGTGTTCTACGTTGTACTTGCTGCCACATACTTTACAAGTCAAACTGTCTGCATTCATCGAACTCTCGACCAGCCATCTACGTAGACAATTATGATGAACAGTGCTGACATCGCCTCTGCATTGACAGGGTTGAATCAAGGGCCCAGCATCTTGTGTCTCACTGTCATAGCAGATCCAACAGTCTTTGGCGTTTGAAGACTGGCCGTCAGGCAATAATTTACCATCTGCAATATCTTTTTTCTCCTGGAGTTCAATTTCTTTGATCtgtttttctttattcaaaTCCAGACGCTTCAAAATTCTCTTAGGATTTAATATCCACAATTGTTCCGGGCTCATGCAATTCCAGAGGACACAAGGAAACCAAAGTGCGACACTAACTTCGATCAGTCGAAATACAATTTCATGCCAGTTCCTGCTATACAATGGGACCtttgttttccatttttcactgATTATTTCGCTGAATAAAAATCCGACGATGATGAACAGCATAGATGCCTGCCATAACAGCCCAAATCTCGATTGATGCAGCAGAGAAGTGTCCACTTGTTGAAGATCCACTGATGGTGATGGTATTGGATCGAATAGCTTAGCGGTAACTGGATCCTCATTCTGCATTTTTTCGGGTGTACGGACGTTGGTTGCGATTGAAGTAACATGCTGCTCACTGACCGATCCACCTCGCAACTTGAAGAAAACCTCGACGCCGTAAATTAGGAACGGTATGATGACGATAAAGAGCAGGAATGCGTAGCAACCGTTGAAAATTTGGGTGTAATACACTTGATCAACTTCCGAGTCAATCTGAGATATGACGAACTCAGTAATAAGAAGGGAGAAAATCATGACGTTGAATACAGCAAAAGCCAGGAAAGATTTCGACAAAAACTGTGGTTTATCAGTGCGAATATCGCGAATGTGAAAAATTTCAGCCCAGAAGCAGACAACCAGAGAGGACCCGCTCAGTACAAGTAAATAATACGTTGACGACAGAGTTCTTGCCCATCCTTCCTTGACAGCAGCCTGAAAGAAATCGtgggtaataaaaaatgatcccAATATCAACGGCCGAAGCCTCCGATCCCCcaataattgattgaattaatcGATCGGTCTTCAACTTGTCTATTCAAAATGATGGAGAGGGAACGGATTTTATTGAATCGATTCCATTGACTGGCATCGATTGACCCTTCAGTGAGTTTAAAAGGCAAAGGAAAACAGATTCATTGATTCATCAATTGATTAAGAATCAATAAGCCATTACGTACTGGGGAGGTGAAGTAAGCTCCTCGAATAACAGATGCTAGAAAGACAATGAAGTACAGAACTTTCTGAGTCGTGACTCGACATGCCCGCCAGAACGACGGTGCCTTCATCCTCTGCCACTCAGCAACAATACACATAACCAATTGCATTAGACACACGAATGCAAGAATGAAGAACATTGTTGCAAATGCAATGTAGTACGCAGAGTTGGGTACATGACAGTCGGAACCGTCGaattttatctgaaaaaaaatacattgaatGTATAACATTCCAGTGATAAAGTAAATCGTacatattaattaaatagtaCATAAGGAAGCTATTCAGTTCTTATAAGAACGAGTGCTCTTGAAAACTTCTTTGAAGAAGGGATTAAATATTGGAAATGTCATTTGGtaaatttcttaaaaaataatgtattttattttgaaactaAATTATCATGGACGACAGCTCGATGTATGCTAATTCTGCATCATTATGTATGTGTTTTTatcgtattaaattttttgtggGAGAAAAAAACTGGAGAttgatattttctatttcaaaaATGAGATATACTCTTTTCTATAATGGATAACGGAAGAGAATCGTCATTCACTTTAAACTTGAATGTTTTCCCTCTCACTGAATTAATGAGTTCCACCAACCGATGGTATGTCGAAATCATCGATTCATATCTGCcgtttacatttcgaatggAAACTATTTGGACTTAAAATAGACCTTATCACGACAAAGAAGATCACCAGTgcaatgttttttaaaataaaatagactAAAAATTCCGAGGAAAATTGTCAATGTGAATTTCAACATTCTCGAAGAGATTCTTACTGCAaatcttatttttttacagaaataaaatttacagcAAAGTTAAATATTACGTTCCAACACTTCCGAGTTATTGGGTCGTAAAAACATTAGTAAAAACTTGGGGATCGTTATATGcttgtgaataaataaaaatggaaggaCTGAGGGCTTTGATGATATGTCAATGCCTTGACATGTTGGCGCTCAAAATACTCACCTCACACAAACAAGTTCCATTGTGGCACTCGCCATGTCCCGAGCAATTGTCACTACCACAAGTAGTAGAACCATTCCAGGCCATCATGCCAAATTTGACGAGCAATGACAATGGATTTTGTGTGCTCAACGCGATAACTTGTTCCATTATCCCGACCTGAGTCACGAACTGCACAGTGGCAGTTCCCTGTCAGCAAAAATATCCAAAAGTTATTGTCCATTAccccaaataaataaacaattacgaTCATTTCCAAAAATCTGATGTACACAGCGACAGACTGTGTTGCATTAACCCAGAGAAATATCTATCATTTCAATCATATCAATCACATTCTCGAGTAATTCGTTATTCACTCGGTGAACGTCATTGACTAAAGCAATTGCAGTCAAACAGTTACAGGAAAAGTCACAATTTTCACAAGTCATTACAACGAGACTCACATGATAGAACACAACGATGGAATCGAGAATTTGGAatggagaattaattaattctaacTGTCCATTTATAGATATCTTGATACCATGTCATCTTCGTTCAACTGTCTGTCATTAAATTCTCATTGGGAATGTCtcttaatgatttttattgagtaaTCTCATTAGCGAGGTAGTTGaatcgaattattttttcggaaCTTTTGGTTCAACAGAATTGTtgaattgagaaataattttggcATCTCTTCAATTGCTGCAAACAACTCGCATTGAGTTTAATAAGGTCAAGTAGACATAATTGTACTGAAAACGTGCCCATTAATAGACATTTAACATTATTGTTAGTCTAACACGACAAAAGTACAAATTTTAGTAGTTGCATTTTTGTATATTGGTGTTATTGAAATCATCACGTCACTTAGcacataattttccaattcaaAAGACAATATATGCGAATAAGTTATTTGATCCCGCCTAGtgactaattaattaagacATCGGATCCATCGCAATCCATAAGCTACCGACATAACGTCATgaattcaacattttcttGAAAGAAAACGAACATCGAAAAAATGGGAGAATCGTTCAGTAAATCTCTGTATTATATTTAAATAGGGATTCAGCTAATGTTTGAAGTATAATGTCCCCCAACGTTTGATGAAATTCTGATGACGAAAACAATTCCACAACTTCCCGTCTGATGTAATTTTCTGAATACAGATGTGATGAAGTTAAAACCtttgaattttaatagttTCATCACGTTTTGGGTTCTCTATCCCTTTGTCTATGGTTCTTCCCCACTGCAAGACGTGCTTTGAAACTTACACGAAGCTAGTTAAGTTCCTCCATGTATTTTACTTTTAATTTTGatcattcatcaattttctccAATTGCATAACAATGTCTTCTAAGTGAATTGCCCAAAAATTACAAACAACATAAACAAATTGTTCTGGATCTgtagaaaaatcaattcatgTTCGAGAAAGTATCTTAGGTGGACGAGCCTCACTTGGAATATCTTCAGAACAATGAAAATGGTTCTCTGCAAACCCATAATTACTTAGAAACCGAGtagttaaaaaaatgtcagctCTTATGTCTTAATTAGCACTTTCCCTAGAAAAAATTACCCTGTCGGCATCACATTGGTTTTCATTATCACCTTCTAGAAATTAAGTGATTCAGCTTGAAAAATGTCGAGAATTTTTGTAAAGAAatgtattacaaaattttgaaCACTGACATTAGGCCACtgcttagaaaaaaaaacaaaataattcctcAAATTCTCATCTGCTCTCAATTGCTGACAGCGGATGTCATGAATTAATGACACACAGTAATAATTCTCAGTTGAGCTCATTAATGCTCATGCAAGTGGGGTCCATTTGTTCCCATGACTCTATAGGCTCCAAGACCTGTTTTCCCCAACttctcaaaaaattaaaaatcactgaTAACACCCAATAACCAAATCATTGCTGCCTTCAACCACAACCAAAGCTCATTATGAGCTTCCATATCGTTCGATAAGCTCCCCTCACTGctcaaaaaattctccacaGATAACAAACAAAGCATGATAAAAGGGGCCAGCAGCACTCACCGTTTTATCGCCCCAATTGACGTCCAAAAATCCGAGATCCTTTCAAGAGCAAGAAACACTTCCCACTTGGGTGCAAACAGGACGATTTGAGTGCACACGTACTCGCGAGTGCGAATTCGAAAGGGCACAAGCACTGGGATTCACATTAGTCAGCTGTGTGTTCATTCAACGTCGTCGCACTCTTGACTGAACCACTTTATTGTTAACGGACAtcacaaaaatgaaaacaaatgaaTCCCCTGGTTCAGTGCAAATCAGCAATCCTCTGGGCATCAATAACTATTTACTAATTATATTTTGACTCGTTGGCAATTGCCTGTTGTTTATTTATAACTCATTAATCCCGTAGATTTTTATGACGTACGACGAGAAAATGAGAACTACTGGGGGCCTGTGGTGGTTCCCCCACGTTCACCGCATTTGACAGTGACTTGACTCACACACATTCGTCCCCACTCCTACGCTATTTGATGTTCCCGGAGCTTCTAACGTTTTTGTTTGGTTGTTTTCACGGCTACCAAAGGGAGGGGCAAATTCTAGGATAAGGGGAAGGAGAGGGGGTGCATTAAAGGAAGCCCAACAAATTCGATAGATGTGGTAATTCGTATTTTTGTTAGAAAAAATACTGTTTTATCAAGGGAGTATGCACACATGATAATATTGACCGTTCGGTGTCCTtgtatcatattgtttttcattgttgaatGGGAAAATGGTGTGAAGAATATCAAGAATACATTTTTTAGGGAGGAGGCTCGTGAggatgtaaaacaaagaaaGACATTTATAGCatcaaaagaaataaataattaataaataaaaaaaaatcaaagattttccattttttagaAAGTGTGTTTTACAGTTCGGTATCACTACACTATATATTGTTCAGATTGTGGAACAACAATTTGCAAAGAAATTATAACTACCCGTTTGattgatatattttattcagaataaattattctgttgGTGGAACATCAATtgtattattaaataatactggaatttttcaatgtttttgaaatttttaaatgtttattaacagTTCATCAGTTCACAGATGAAATAGTATAAGTTGAGTGTAattggtttaaaaaaatatggggaCCAATAAATAACTATTAAAGTAGATCATCTACACtccggaaattatttttctgttgaaaaatttttttaatttaaagaaTTGCCCGAAACTTCAATGTAACATTTaaaagttgaaattattctcaacCCCATGTTTGTGTTCATGCGGATGTTACATGAAAACAAGATTATAGGGGAGATTGCTGACGATTATGCCTTACCAACAGGCAGGTTAGCAGTCTcccttataattttttatgaaaaccgCCAAATTTTACACATTTCCgtttagataaaaaattcaaatctaaCCTCTGATTTTCCGTAGAGatgagtaaaaattatgagaaaaatatcggcccttgtttattcatattttagCATTAATAGAAAATTGCAACACTCTCATGATTTGTGTCCTTTAGTTTTTTCGTCGTTCAGTGTAATATCTGCAAAGCTCTCAGTAGAGAGAGCTCATCGTACTGAATGAAGACTACTGTTTTACCGAGCGAGTGTCAACCCTAATTCTTTTTTATCATCGTTGTCTCTCATCTGTGTTTCGTACTACGTGACGCTACAGAGATCGAATTatcttggaataaaaaatacaacgaAATAAACGTTTTGTTAGTGCAAATTGCAGCATAGCAACATTCTGAGGTAGGCCAGTTCTTCATTTAATACTTATGCCATGTCTACCCTTTGTTTTGAAGATTCTCTCACTCCGTTTGGTCACTGGAGAATGAAATTATGTAATGGATTCATTGGGTCGTAAGGGTCCAAGAAAATGCAGAAACATGTCAGAATTTTTCGAGGCCTTTCATAACTACCTGGCGAACTTGTTCCATGATTTCTGACCCCATCCAAATGATCCACtactaataattttaatcCGAATTGGATCTTCGAAAAGCCTTTAATGTTATGAACAGTTTATCCTTTGTTAGAAAAACTTTTACACAACCTTtcattttccttcattttctcCTCTCTTTCTACTGATTCCAGACATGTTTTATCATTACAGATATGAGTGCAGTTCTTAAGAAACCTGAGCTTCGGGGGTTCTTAGCCAAGCGGATAAAATTCCACCTGGTTGCAGCTACTGTTTCTAGCTTGGCTGTTGGGTTTGTCTTCAAACTCCTCTATGTGGATCCAAGGAGGAAGCGCAATGCAGATTTCCACAAGTAAAAGTCACTCACTATTAACCTTCATTGTCAAGTGCCCCTCAATGATGAAATGTCAGATGATTTGTTGTTCAATACTCATTCTTGTAATTTAACCTCCTTTTTTTCAGAACGTACAACCCAGACAGGCACCTGCAAGTAATGAAGGAACACGGTCTCCTCCAGTCGTGCCCATtagaaacataattttttcaatacactATTTAATGAAGCGTAACGAATATGATGTAGTGGAGACGAGTCAGcgggtaaaaattacagataAGTTGTAAAAATGGTAAAGTGAAAAGTATTCACTCTGTcaataaaagaaattattcagaaaaaataaatttacggTATTCAATGAGGTTGAGGAATATCTGCGAAACGAGGAAATGACAGCAGGACATCTTCGACTCACctacttcataaaaaaatgtttctcgaTATTTTCTCAAACACATATGTCTCCTAGCAATCCTCATTTCATTGGAGCCATTTATATAGTAAAAGGTGAAATATGAGATAACATGTTCctatcaaatttaatttattcattagttTTTCGGTATAAAGGGGTAATAAGTGCTGTTGGAATTCCTCATCATACAATGTTAAGTCTCTTCATAAAACGTTTAGGCCTAGGTATGACCTTTCTTCCCCCTTTTTCGCCAATTTGTTGATCAATAGAAGCCTAGTCAATTGATCATATGAATATTATcaaaaagtaaaataattaGCACAATTTATTCTCAGCAATTTGTTATTGGAGTATTGCTTAGAAGTTGATATCGCTCAGAAATCGACCTGTTAATcctgtttcaataaaaaaaatcgttttttgcAAGACAGGAGGAGGATGTTCGAGCTTTCTTCTTAACCCAATTGATCTGCAATTTATCAGCAAAATAAGCTCAATTTTTGAAGTTATTAATTCTCTGGAAAAATCTGAGCAAGTAATAACCTCGATATATCCCCATCCTCCCTAGATAGCGCCACCGAATCATTCCGACGAATAACAATCCCAGCCCCCATGGTGCCCCGCGCGATTGATTTGCGCATGTCAGTTGTACGCATTGCAAATGGCGGCACCTTGTTATTGTTCATGGCGTTTTATGACTTGTCCCTTTATATCGCCGATTATGACAAGTATTTTTGTGATTATCACGGCACACTGTTGCCACTGTGTCTACAAATTGTTTTAAAGTGTTATTATCATTTATAAATCAAGTGGTTAACGTTGTGTGTCCTCGTGTTTATCCACAAGATACGTTTAACAAAACCAATACCCCTCGAATCCCCGAAGTTGGTGAAGGAAAGAAgaggaaagagaaaaaaaacctaaCGAAATGGGGTAACGTTGGAAATTCTTTCCCGTTAAAATTCCACGATACATTATCATCAACTGttgattattaatgaataatgatcAACGATTAATTACTAATCCGTCCATAATTGTCAAAAATGCTGAGCTTGTGAATATGTGtacattttttgttgttgaaaAATGACTTTGGTAACGGGTACATTGAATGTTCCGTGAGGTTGACGGGGCTATCATGAGCATGCTTGAGCCCACTTCACGTTCGCCTCCCCCGACGGACAAAATGGACGGCCCCCCATTCTAAAATGTTTTTACATGTTATTAATGACCAAATGAACCACCTGATTGGTATTATCAAATTATGAACAATTGTATTACTGGGAGTTGTTGATGTGATTGAGGGACACGAGGAAATCGGGGATATTTGTATGTTGGATAATTATTCTATAACCTATTTCCCCCCCTGGTGTCGCTAGAAACCAAGCCGCCTTAGTTTCTTAAcagtaaaattatttgtttaaatatttttcggcCAATTTAATTCCTGGAAATGTTG
This DNA window, taken from Diachasmimorpha longicaudata isolate KC_UGA_2023 chromosome 8, iyDiaLong2, whole genome shotgun sequence, encodes the following:
- the LOC135165169 gene encoding cytochrome c oxidase subunit 6C-like; the protein is MSAVLKKPELRGFLAKRIKFHLVAATVSSLAVGFVFKLLYVDPRRKRNADFHKTYNPDRHLQVMKEHGLLQSCPLET
- the LOC135165145 gene encoding uncharacterized protein LOC135165145; this encodes MEQVIALSTQNPLSLLVKFGMMAWNGSTTCGSDNCSGHGECHNGTCLCEIKFDGSDCHVPNSAYYIAFATMFFILAFVCLMQLVMCIVAEWQRMKAPSFWRACRVTTQKVLYFIVFLASVIRGAYFTSPAAVKEGWARTLSSTYYLLVLSGSSLVVCFWAEIFHIRDIRTDKPQFLSKSFLAFAVFNVMIFSLLITEFVISQIDSEVDQVYYTQIFNGCYAFLLFIVIIPFLIYGVEVFFKLRGGSVSEQHVTSIATNVRTPEKMQNEDPVTAKLFDPIPSPSVDLQQVDTSLLHQSRFGLLWQASMLFIIVGFLFSEIISEKWKTKVPLYSRNWHEIVFRLIEVSVALWFPCVLWNCMSPEQLWILNPKRILKRLDLNKEKQIKEIELQEKKDIADGKLLPDGQSSNAKDCWICYDSETQDAGPLIQPCQCRGDVSTVHHNCLRRWLVESSMNADSLTCKVCGSKYNVEHASRLDWQHSLTPRHWLQTIAIVMTMCGASAGAWILIQLVEGPIIRMLAAGAALLILYVCIRFLSMNTVVAYQRAKVSSLNIVAADNTIQPTTSHYVPTISNAVTVELPKSEIAAI